In a genomic window of Corynebacterium coyleae:
- a CDS encoding FMN-binding glutamate synthase family protein — protein MPKDKSGNFAKVALGSVAAALGGVAIHDLTQTKNPVLRNYPVLGHMRTLLTDIGPELRQYFIERDWDGRPFNRDQRNAIYERAKGMQSETSFGTVQDVYATNHEHLVHTLSPVDEPSEPPRTLIGGKDCTQPYSISMLNVSSMSFGSLSKNAVRALNKGAAMGGFAHNTGEGGVSPYHKEFGGDLVWQMGTGYFGARTHDGDFDPAKFRDRAADDQVKMVELKVSQGAKPGIGGVLPADKITKEVSEIRDVPMGKDCISPAAHRVFSTPVELIEFIAKMRELSGGKPAGFKLCVSSRREVLAICKAIREVGTAPDFIVVDGSEGGTGAAPIDFEDHMGMPLTHGLMTVHNALVGTGLRDQIKLGASGKVAGGSDIVMRMIQGADYTNSARAMMMAVGCIQAQRCHTGECPTGVATQDPRRNRAVVVKDKSQAVYNYHKTTVNTAVRLMASMGVTDPSELRPDMLRRNISPTESRSYASIYEWLRPGQLLDDAPSSWAADWKAASPDTFRPV, from the coding sequence ATGCCTAAGGACAAGTCAGGAAACTTTGCCAAGGTCGCCCTCGGCAGCGTCGCAGCGGCGTTGGGCGGCGTGGCCATCCACGACCTCACTCAGACCAAAAACCCGGTCCTGCGCAACTACCCCGTACTCGGGCACATGCGCACCCTGCTCACCGATATCGGCCCCGAACTGCGCCAATACTTCATCGAGCGCGACTGGGACGGCCGCCCCTTCAACCGCGACCAGCGAAACGCAATTTACGAACGCGCAAAGGGCATGCAAAGCGAAACGTCCTTCGGCACCGTCCAAGACGTCTACGCCACCAACCACGAACACCTCGTACACACTCTTTCGCCTGTCGACGAACCCTCCGAACCGCCCCGCACCCTCATCGGCGGCAAGGACTGCACGCAGCCGTACTCCATCTCCATGCTGAACGTGTCCTCCATGAGCTTCGGCTCCCTGTCCAAAAACGCCGTGCGCGCACTGAACAAAGGCGCAGCCATGGGCGGCTTCGCCCACAACACCGGCGAAGGCGGCGTCTCCCCGTACCACAAGGAATTCGGCGGCGACCTCGTCTGGCAAATGGGTACCGGCTACTTCGGCGCCCGCACCCACGACGGCGATTTCGACCCCGCTAAGTTCCGCGACCGCGCCGCCGACGACCAGGTCAAGATGGTCGAACTGAAAGTCAGCCAGGGCGCCAAGCCAGGCATCGGTGGCGTGCTGCCAGCCGACAAGATCACCAAGGAAGTCTCCGAAATCCGCGACGTGCCCATGGGCAAGGACTGCATCAGCCCCGCAGCCCACCGCGTGTTCAGCACCCCTGTCGAGTTGATCGAGTTCATCGCGAAGATGCGCGAACTGTCCGGCGGTAAACCGGCAGGGTTCAAGTTGTGTGTGTCGAGTCGTCGAGAAGTACTTGCCATTTGCAAGGCCATCCGCGAGGTCGGCACCGCACCCGACTTCATCGTCGTCGACGGATCCGAAGGCGGCACCGGTGCCGCCCCCATCGACTTCGAAGACCACATGGGCATGCCACTGACCCACGGCCTGATGACCGTGCACAACGCACTCGTCGGCACCGGCCTGCGCGACCAAATCAAACTCGGCGCATCCGGCAAAGTCGCCGGCGGCTCCGACATCGTCATGCGCATGATCCAAGGCGCCGACTACACCAACTCCGCCCGCGCCATGATGATGGCCGTCGGCTGCATCCAGGCACAACGCTGCCACACCGGCGAATGCCCCACCGGCGTGGCCACCCAAGACCCGCGCCGCAACCGCGCCGTTGTGGTCAAGGACAAGTCCCAGGCGGTGTACAACTACCACAAGACCACCGTCAACACCGCCGTGCGCCTCATGGCCTCCATGGGAGTCACCGACCCGTCTGAGTTGCGCCCCGACATGCTGCGCCGCAACATCTCCCCAACCGAGTCCCGCTCCTACGCCTCCATCTACGAATGGCTGCGCCCAGGCCAACTGCTTGACGACGCCCCCTCGTCCTGGGCCGCCGACTGGAAAGCCGCCTCGCCGGATACCTTCCGCCCGGTGTAG